The following coding sequences lie in one Rutidosis leptorrhynchoides isolate AG116_Rl617_1_P2 chromosome 4, CSIRO_AGI_Rlap_v1, whole genome shotgun sequence genomic window:
- the LOC139842438 gene encoding uncharacterized protein, which yields MEITTSNSNMDDAVVVVPEEITKILEINLISAQNLKIPSSAITMMRRRMRTYTLAWVDPNNKLRSNLDLIGGENPTWNDKFIFRVSQDFIDGDTSAVQFQIYAVGLIRDYFIGTVRYILSSSPISSRSGDVSGIPGFSALHIRRPSGRVHGVLNIAATVYNSSDFPSLIGINTICFRDLIGKNNGSDYKFGEWQLSRFINHFKGYKRNEQKESVSEADESCEDSVYFSDGTDKTTSSSSSCTTITAFRDGNTVGSNLLVAGKRDLKSEGGGLLRGLMISQLKCGRLDQKLPFVKK from the coding sequence ATGGAAATCACTACTAGCAACAGCAACATGGATGATGCAGTAGTTGTAGTACCCGAAGAGATCACAAAAATTCTTGAGATCAACTTGATCTCCGCCCAAAATTTAAAAATCCCTTCTTCTGCAATTACAATGATGCGACGTCGTATGCGCACCTACACGCTCGCGTGGGTCGATCCGAACAACAAGCTTCGCAGCAATCTCGATTTAATCGGTGGGGAAAATCCTACGTGGAATGATAAATTCATTTTCCGCGTTTCTCAAGACTTCATCGACGGTGACACGTCAGCTGTTCAATTCCAAATCTACGCCGTAGGATTAATTCGAGATTACTTCATCGGAACCGTTCGTTATATTTTAAGTAGCAGCCCTATTTCGTCACGATCGGGTGACGTCAGCGGAATTCCAGGTTTCTCGGCTCTTCACATTCGTCGTCCTTCCGGTAGAGTTCACGGCGTTTTAAATATCGCTGCGACGGTTTACAACAGTTCCGATTTTCCGTCGTTGATCGGAATTAATACGATTTGTTTTCGTGATCTGATCGGAAAAAATAACGGGAGTGATTATAAGTTCGGTGAATGGCAATTGTCACGGTTTATTAATCATTTCAAAGGATATAAACGGAACGAACAAAAGGAATCAGTATCTGAAGCGGATGAATCTTGTGAAGATTCGGTTTATTTCTCCGATGGAACCGACAAAACGACGTCGTCGTCATCGTCTTGCACTACAATTACGGCGTTTAGGGACGGTAATACAGTTGGATCGAATCTTTTGGTGGCGGGAAAGAGAGATTTGAAATCGGAGGGTGGTGGTTTGTTGCGTGGGTTAATGATTTCCCAGTTGAAGTGTGGACGGTTGGATCAGAAGCTTCCGTTTGTTAAAAAATAG